In Rutidosis leptorrhynchoides isolate AG116_Rl617_1_P2 chromosome 2, CSIRO_AGI_Rlap_v1, whole genome shotgun sequence, one genomic interval encodes:
- the LOC139889652 gene encoding putative F-box protein At1g67623: MDVRDRQLNILEDLPPEMVVEILSRVGQDLSAQLFMIKLVCKAFKRHSEHALVYKRLSFNKWCISHWGDPKLGHIFFMAMYSGNHNAIFRYGLRAYFDSIYPNIGLRSLEKASNMQLKEACYVYRLLMFASHQTEKKNIGLELLNRTFPLITDLVVELRTKVFDLLQRCWVLCKTRPFDDIAT, encoded by the coding sequence ATGGATGTTAGggatagacaactgaatattttagaagacctaccaccgGAAATGGttgttgaaatcttgtctagagtgggtCAAGATTtatcggctcaattgtttatgaTAAAGTTGGTTTGCAAAGCATTCAAAAGGCACTccgagcatgccttagtttataaaaggctatcCTTCAACAAGTGGTGTATCtcacattggggagaccctaaGTTGGGCCATATTTTCTTTATGGCTATGTATTCTGGGAACCATAATGCAATTTTCCGCTATGGATTGAGGGCTTATTTTGACTCCatatatcccaatataggacttcGTTCATTAGAGaaggcttcaaacatgcaacttaaagaagcatgctaCGTTTATAGGTTACTTATGTTCGCCTCTCATCaaactgagaaaaagaacatcgggttagaACTTCTTAATAGAACATTTCCACTAATAACGGATTTAGTGGTTGAGTTGAGGACTAAGGTTTTTGATTTGTTACAGCGATGTTGGGTATTATGTAAaacccgtccttttgacgacatcgcAACGTGA